A single genomic interval of Pelagerythrobacter marensis harbors:
- a CDS encoding SPOR domain-containing protein — MRNLSVPVLIGALAAFGCGVPLAAQPDAVSRPVVQPLPSPAVGELTDALQRLARDSRDVDALIDAGNASLELNDIEAAIGFFGRAQELSPENPRIKLGLAGAFVRSERPLEALRLFDEAERSGVSTRAFASERGLAYDLVGDAAAAQAQYSQALAGGEDDETRRRLAISKAIAGDREGFEQTLYPLLERQDFAAFRARAFGLAILGDEDEAVAIAEAVMPRDLSARIAPYLQYMGRLTRAQQAAAANLGMFPRAAQIGRDDPRIARYSATNAPPVSSADSRLEPRGEPLGRRAGSETAQRGDSRSARRGRQRAGGRQGSEPPPQPAQGAQAAEPSPEELPPARPAETEGAAPPPAAEAQPSVPAPAPAPTPALAVIAEPVVQHLPAASDPAQPATEAAGPPDSAAPAVSDSAPSLAPGFDLGAVSGEDIADSAPAVPASVADAFAAFTLPPGATAARSPDAVDITAIEPPREVREEPPAPPAKPAPPAHPRRFWVQVATGRDLAAFKFDWRRISRKAPEVLGDFEPMTTPWGEANRLLAGPFPSEKAASEAVSKLREAGLDSFPFTSEEGQEVSPL, encoded by the coding sequence ATGCGAAACCTATCCGTCCCTGTCCTGATCGGCGCGCTCGCTGCATTCGGTTGCGGCGTTCCTCTGGCCGCGCAACCGGATGCGGTGTCGCGCCCGGTCGTCCAGCCGCTGCCGTCGCCCGCGGTGGGCGAGCTTACCGACGCCCTGCAGCGGCTGGCGCGCGATTCGCGCGATGTCGACGCTTTGATCGACGCGGGCAATGCCTCGCTGGAACTGAACGATATCGAGGCTGCGATCGGCTTCTTCGGCCGGGCGCAGGAACTGTCGCCGGAAAATCCGCGCATAAAGCTCGGGCTTGCCGGTGCCTTCGTGCGTTCGGAGCGTCCGCTGGAGGCGCTTCGCCTGTTCGACGAGGCGGAGCGTTCGGGCGTGTCGACCCGCGCTTTCGCGAGCGAGCGCGGCCTGGCTTACGACCTGGTGGGCGATGCCGCGGCTGCACAGGCCCAGTACAGCCAGGCCCTGGCCGGCGGGGAGGACGACGAGACCCGGCGGCGCCTGGCCATCAGCAAGGCGATCGCCGGCGATCGCGAAGGGTTCGAACAGACGCTCTATCCGCTGCTCGAGCGGCAGGATTTCGCCGCGTTCCGCGCGCGCGCCTTCGGCCTCGCGATCCTGGGGGACGAGGATGAAGCCGTCGCCATTGCGGAGGCGGTGATGCCGCGCGACCTGTCGGCGCGGATCGCCCCCTACCTGCAGTATATGGGCCGCCTGACCAGGGCGCAGCAGGCGGCGGCCGCCAATCTCGGGATGTTTCCCCGGGCGGCGCAGATCGGGCGGGACGATCCGCGTATCGCCCGATATTCGGCCACGAACGCGCCGCCCGTATCGTCCGCCGATTCGCGGCTCGAACCGCGCGGCGAGCCGCTGGGTCGGCGCGCCGGCAGCGAAACCGCGCAGCGGGGGGATTCCCGAAGCGCGCGGCGCGGGCGCCAGCGGGCGGGGGGCCGGCAGGGCTCCGAACCGCCGCCGCAGCCGGCGCAGGGCGCGCAAGCAGCGGAACCCTCGCCCGAAGAACTGCCCCCGGCCCGCCCGGCTGAGACGGAAGGGGCAGCCCCGCCGCCGGCGGCCGAAGCACAGCCTTCCGTTCCGGCCCCAGCCCCGGCCCCGACACCGGCCCTCGCGGTGATCGCGGAGCCTGTCGTGCAGCATCTCCCCGCAGCGTCCGACCCTGCGCAGCCCGCCACCGAAGCGGCGGGCCCGCCCGATTCGGCTGCACCGGCAGTGTCCGACAGCGCCCCTTCGCTGGCGCCGGGCTTCGATCTGGGCGCGGTATCGGGCGAGGACATCGCCGATAGCGCGCCCGCCGTCCCGGCCAGCGTCGCCGACGCTTTCGCCGCATTCACGCTCCCGCCCGGGGCCACTGCAGCGCGGTCGCCCGACGCGGTCGATATTACCGCCATCGAACCTCCGCGCGAGGTCCGCGAGGAGCCGCCGGCCCCGCCCGCCAAACCCGCTCCGCCCGCGCATCCGCGGCGGTTCTGGGTGCAGGTGGCGACCGGCCGCGACCTGGCGGCGTTCAAATTCGATTGGCGCCGGATCAGCCGCAAGGCTCCCGAAGTTCTGGGCGACTTCGAACCGATGACGACGCCCTGGGGGGAGGCGAACCGCCTGCTCGCGGGGCCTTTCCCGAGCGAGAAGGCGGCTTCCGAAGCAGTGAGCAAGCTGCGCGAGGCCGGGCTCGACAGTTTCCCCTTCACCAGCGAGGAAGGGCAGGAAGTCTCGCCGCTCTGA
- the obgE gene encoding Obg family GTPase CgtA has product MHFLDQAKIFLKSGAGGPGAVSFRREKYIEYGGPDGGNGGRGGDIVFEAVAGLNTLIDFRYAQHFKAQRGGHGMGRDRTGAGAPDLVIPVPVGTQILSEDKEQVLADFTEVGQRLVLLEGGMGGRGNASYKTSTNRAPRQHQPGEPGQEMWVWLRLKLLADVGLLGLPNAGKSTFINQVTNARAKVGDYAFTTLVPKLGVVRHKGREFVLADIPGLIEGAAEGAGIGDRFLGHIERCRVLIHLIDIAGQDPAAAMQTVRAELAAYGEGLADKPQLVALNKVDLADAELVAGFAKELRAAGADEVFGVSGATGAGVEALLDAVLAYLPDNTATETRGAEVEDASEDRGDWSPLG; this is encoded by the coding sequence ATGCATTTCCTCGACCAGGCGAAGATATTCCTCAAGTCCGGGGCGGGCGGGCCGGGCGCTGTCAGCTTCCGGCGCGAAAAGTATATCGAATACGGCGGGCCCGACGGCGGCAATGGCGGCCGTGGCGGCGACATCGTGTTCGAGGCGGTCGCCGGTCTCAATACCCTGATCGATTTCCGCTATGCCCAGCATTTCAAGGCCCAGCGCGGCGGGCACGGCATGGGCAGGGACCGCACGGGCGCGGGGGCGCCGGATCTCGTGATCCCGGTCCCCGTCGGGACGCAGATCCTGTCGGAAGACAAGGAACAGGTCTTGGCCGACTTCACCGAGGTCGGGCAGCGCCTCGTCCTGCTGGAAGGCGGCATGGGCGGCCGGGGCAATGCCAGTTACAAGACCAGCACCAACCGCGCGCCGCGCCAGCACCAGCCGGGCGAACCGGGGCAGGAAATGTGGGTCTGGCTGCGGCTGAAGCTGCTCGCCGATGTCGGCCTGCTGGGCCTGCCCAATGCGGGGAAGAGCACGTTCATCAACCAGGTGACCAATGCCCGGGCCAAAGTCGGCGACTATGCTTTCACCACGCTGGTCCCCAAGCTCGGCGTCGTGCGCCACAAGGGGCGCGAATTCGTGCTGGCCGACATTCCCGGACTGATCGAGGGCGCTGCCGAGGGGGCGGGGATCGGCGACCGGTTCCTGGGCCATATCGAGCGTTGCCGGGTGTTGATCCACCTGATCGATATCGCCGGGCAGGACCCGGCGGCGGCCATGCAGACGGTCCGCGCCGAGCTGGCCGCCTATGGCGAGGGGCTGGCGGACAAGCCGCAACTGGTCGCGCTCAACAAGGTGGACCTGGCCGATGCCGAACTTGTCGCCGGCTTCGCGAAGGAGCTGCGCGCGGCCGGCGCGGACGAAGTGTTCGGCGTGTCCGGTGCCACCGGTGCCGGGGTCGAGGCCCTGCTGGACGCCGTTCTCGCCTATCTGCCCGACAACACCGCGACCGAGACCAGGGGCGCCGAAGTCGAAGACGCATCGGAAGACCGGGGCGACTGGTCTCCGCTCGGCTAG
- the ftsZ gene encoding cell division protein FtsZ, giving the protein MSINIGPAASDDPRPRIAVIGVGGAGGNAIANMMAAKIEGVEFIVANTDAQALSNSAAPTRIQLGPDITGGLGAGARAEVGKAAAEETVAEIEEALDGANMCFIAAGMGGGTGTGAAPVIAEAARRKGVLTVGVVTKPFLFEGTRRMRAAESGIVELQKHVDTLIVIPNQNLFLIAKAETTFKEAFQLADEVLQQGVRSITDLMVMPGLINLDFADIESVMQEAGKAMMGTGEGEGENRALEAAERAIANPLLDGVSMQGAKGVIISIIGGEDMKLLEVDEAANHIRELVDEDANIIWGSAFNAELDGKIRVSVVATGIDANAETSAPENRSMSLAGARAPKRPVLELPSEDEYEDEGSVSPAPQTAGNSAPAHASQDSSPAPRFDQAEEGEDDDVEDIVDPLAGLRNEIAEARQGPESREGATDPADDSDYAAAGEGGGFARDEGPARPEPRESRDPLDRGAGRPDRDKPATQDELLLDADRLAEEDRPIQPPRVGAARRRGLITGEEGGSTGGSTLFERMANLSRGSADKNGKPQPRDEDESDSDDDEGGSLNIPRFLGRQNNQ; this is encoded by the coding sequence ATGAGTATCAATATCGGTCCCGCAGCATCCGACGATCCGCGCCCCCGCATTGCGGTGATCGGCGTCGGCGGCGCCGGCGGCAATGCCATTGCCAACATGATGGCGGCGAAGATCGAGGGGGTCGAGTTCATCGTCGCCAACACCGACGCGCAGGCGCTCAGCAACTCTGCCGCGCCGACGCGGATTCAGCTCGGGCCGGACATTACCGGCGGCCTGGGCGCTGGCGCCCGCGCCGAAGTGGGCAAGGCCGCGGCGGAAGAAACCGTCGCGGAGATCGAGGAGGCGCTGGACGGCGCGAACATGTGCTTCATCGCCGCCGGCATGGGGGGCGGCACCGGCACCGGCGCCGCGCCGGTCATCGCCGAGGCGGCGCGGCGGAAGGGCGTGCTCACGGTCGGCGTCGTGACCAAGCCGTTCCTGTTCGAGGGGACGCGCCGGATGCGCGCGGCCGAATCCGGGATTGTCGAGCTGCAGAAGCATGTCGATACGCTGATCGTCATCCCGAACCAGAACCTGTTCCTGATCGCGAAGGCGGAAACGACCTTCAAGGAGGCGTTCCAGCTCGCGGACGAAGTTCTGCAGCAGGGCGTCCGCTCGATCACCGACCTGATGGTCATGCCGGGCCTTATCAACCTCGACTTCGCCGATATCGAATCGGTCATGCAGGAAGCGGGCAAGGCCATGATGGGCACGGGCGAGGGCGAAGGCGAAAACCGCGCGCTGGAAGCGGCCGAGCGTGCGATCGCGAACCCGCTGCTCGACGGGGTTTCGATGCAGGGCGCCAAGGGCGTGATCATCTCGATCATCGGCGGCGAGGACATGAAGCTGCTCGAAGTGGACGAGGCGGCCAACCACATCCGCGAACTGGTGGACGAGGACGCGAACATCATCTGGGGCTCGGCCTTCAATGCGGAGCTGGACGGCAAGATCCGGGTCTCGGTCGTCGCCACCGGCATCGATGCCAATGCAGAGACGAGCGCGCCGGAAAACCGTTCGATGTCGCTCGCCGGCGCCCGCGCGCCGAAACGCCCCGTGCTCGAGCTTCCCAGCGAAGACGAGTACGAGGACGAAGGGAGCGTTTCGCCGGCCCCGCAGACCGCCGGCAATAGCGCCCCGGCCCACGCTTCGCAGGACAGCTCCCCCGCCCCGCGCTTCGACCAGGCGGAGGAGGGCGAGGACGACGATGTCGAAGATATCGTCGATCCGCTCGCCGGCCTGCGCAACGAGATTGCCGAAGCGCGCCAGGGCCCCGAATCCCGCGAAGGCGCGACCGATCCGGCCGACGATTCGGATTATGCCGCGGCCGGCGAAGGCGGCGGCTTTGCGCGCGACGAAGGACCGGCCCGGCCCGAACCGCGCGAAAGCCGGGACCCGCTCGACCGCGGCGCCGGCCGGCCCGATCGGGACAAGCCGGCGACGCAGGACGAACTCCTGCTCGATGCCGACCGCCTTGCGGAAGAGGATCGCCCGATTCAGCCGCCGCGCGTCGGCGCGGCGCGTCGGCGCGGGCTGATCACCGGCGAGGAAGGCGGTTCGACCGGGGGATCGACTCTGTTCGAACGGATGGCCAACCTTTCGCGCGGGTCCGCCGACAAGAACGGCAAGCCGCAGCCGCGCGACGAGGACGAGAGCGACAGCGACGACGACGAAGGCGGGTCGCTCAATATCCCGCGTTTCCTGGGGCGCCAGAACAACCAGTAA
- the ftsA gene encoding cell division protein FtsA codes for MGLPRITRVFGAVNVGSFRISAMIMGLSETGEMIVLGSGHRASQGIKRGYVTDMAAATYAIRDAVERAEKNAGTSVSSVWIGCAGAGLASQVAKVEIDIGGRRIEEEDIELLLVTARDSIQPDGRMILHAQPAHYTLDGAHGVANPKGLHAERLGVDVHVMLADGAPVRNLIEAVQNAHLDVEAVVAAPIAAGYSCLTHEERELGTALIEIGGEVTNVSLYAGGMLLGLQAIPFGSTDITDAIASSFGIRRFQAERLKCVAGSAIASPTDHREMIPVHGPDEGSAGPAARGADEKNRIPRAELVSVVTEQLAKLTEEIARALKSMGFSGAGGSQVVLTGGGAELAGIAEFAQGALGRPVRIGKPPALRGLPEAHSAAGFATLAGLCLYAADDPIDIRSVGPSYQPTMRYSGLGLVNRVVRAVREYF; via the coding sequence GTGGGCCTGCCGCGCATCACCCGGGTGTTCGGGGCGGTCAATGTCGGATCGTTTCGCATTTCCGCGATGATCATGGGCCTCTCCGAAACCGGGGAGATGATCGTCCTCGGCTCCGGCCACCGCGCCAGCCAGGGGATCAAGCGCGGCTATGTCACCGACATGGCGGCGGCGACGTATGCCATACGCGACGCGGTGGAACGGGCCGAGAAGAACGCCGGCACCAGCGTGTCGAGCGTGTGGATCGGATGCGCCGGGGCGGGGCTGGCGAGCCAGGTCGCCAAAGTCGAGATCGATATCGGCGGACGCCGGATCGAGGAGGAGGATATCGAACTCCTGCTCGTCACCGCCCGCGATTCGATCCAGCCCGACGGGCGCATGATTCTCCATGCCCAGCCTGCGCATTACACGCTCGACGGGGCGCACGGAGTGGCCAACCCCAAGGGCCTGCATGCGGAACGGCTGGGGGTCGACGTCCATGTCATGCTGGCCGACGGCGCGCCGGTCCGCAACCTGATCGAAGCGGTCCAGAACGCGCATCTCGATGTCGAGGCGGTCGTCGCCGCGCCGATCGCCGCGGGCTATTCCTGCCTCACGCATGAAGAGCGCGAGCTTGGCACCGCGCTGATCGAAATCGGCGGCGAGGTGACCAATGTTTCGCTCTATGCCGGCGGGATGCTGCTGGGCCTGCAGGCGATTCCGTTCGGCAGCACCGATATCACCGATGCGATCGCTTCCAGCTTCGGCATCCGCCGGTTTCAGGCGGAGCGGCTGAAATGCGTCGCCGGCTCGGCGATCGCCAGCCCGACCGATCATCGCGAGATGATCCCCGTCCACGGCCCGGACGAAGGATCGGCGGGGCCGGCCGCCCGCGGGGCCGACGAGAAGAATCGCATCCCGCGCGCGGAGTTGGTCTCCGTGGTTACCGAACAGCTCGCGAAGCTGACCGAAGAGATCGCGCGCGCGCTGAAGTCGATGGGCTTTTCGGGGGCGGGCGGCAGCCAGGTCGTGCTCACCGGCGGCGGCGCGGAGCTGGCCGGCATTGCCGAATTCGCGCAGGGCGCATTGGGCCGGCCGGTGCGAATCGGCAAGCCGCCAGCGCTGCGCGGCTTGCCTGAAGCACATTCCGCCGCAGGCTTCGCGACGCTGGCGGGTCTGTGCCTCTATGCGGCCGACGATCCGATCGACATTCGTTCGGTCGGTCCGAGCTATCAGCCCACGATGCGCTATTCGGGTCTGGGGCTGGTCAATCGCGTGGTCCGCGCCGTGCGCGAGTATTTCTGA
- a CDS encoding YbjN domain-containing protein — protein MLLGDDAAPVDMLAALFEARGWPCQSLSEEEILGEIQGSWGKYQLRGVWRREDRVLQLISLPDIRLSREKMPDAYELLARVNEQLWLGHFDIWSQGDMLVYRHGVMLGDDGLLSLDQAQALVETAIDECDRFYPAFQFVLWSDKSPRDALAAALVDAAGEA, from the coding sequence ATGTTGTTGGGCGACGACGCCGCCCCCGTGGACATGCTCGCCGCGCTCTTCGAGGCGCGCGGCTGGCCGTGCCAGTCGCTGTCCGAAGAGGAAATTCTGGGGGAAATCCAGGGGAGCTGGGGGAAATACCAGCTTCGCGGCGTCTGGCGGCGGGAGGACCGGGTGCTCCAGCTGATCAGCCTGCCCGACATCCGCCTCTCGCGCGAAAAGATGCCCGATGCCTACGAGCTGCTGGCGCGGGTCAACGAACAGCTCTGGCTCGGCCATTTCGACATCTGGTCGCAGGGGGACATGCTGGTCTATCGCCACGGCGTGATGCTGGGCGACGACGGGCTGCTCAGCCTCGACCAGGCGCAGGCCCTGGTCGAAACCGCGATCGACGAATGCGACCGTTTCTATCCCGCGTTTCAGTTCGTGCTGTGGAGCGACAAGTCGCCGCGCGATGCCCTGGCGGCGGCGCTGGTCGACGCCGCCGGCGAAGCCTGA
- the proB gene encoding glutamate 5-kinase, with product MAISALQDLSDPAAAPRIVIKIGSALLVDGSGRPRAAWLDSLAGEIAGLCAAGREVVVVSSGAIALGAARLGLERGGRGNLADAQAAASVGQIALASLWSEKLAAQGLTAAQLLLTLDDLEDRRRYLNASSTLARLLESGAVPVVNENDSVATQEIRFGDNDRLAARVAQAVRADAVLLLSDVDGLFDRNPREAGARLVPVVDGIDDAVRAMADGGSASGLGSGGMTSKLQAAEIAERAGIALAILNGAHPAPIARALESGVGTVFLPRRRDGARKAWLGGRLRERGVLTVDAGCAAALAQGGSLLAAGITAVEGAFERGDLVAIRDPAGTAIARGLAEYGAAECDALKGLRSAEHAAVLGYSPRAAVVHRDHMVML from the coding sequence ATGGCGATCTCTGCCCTCCAGGACCTGTCCGATCCGGCTGCTGCACCGCGGATCGTGATCAAGATCGGCTCCGCGCTGCTGGTCGACGGCTCCGGCCGCCCGCGCGCGGCGTGGCTCGATTCGCTCGCCGGCGAGATTGCCGGCCTGTGCGCTGCCGGGCGGGAGGTCGTCGTGGTCAGCTCGGGCGCGATCGCGCTGGGGGCCGCGCGGCTGGGGCTGGAGCGGGGCGGCCGCGGCAATCTCGCCGACGCGCAGGCCGCCGCCTCGGTCGGACAGATCGCGCTGGCATCGCTCTGGTCCGAGAAGCTCGCGGCGCAGGGCCTGACCGCGGCCCAGCTTCTGCTGACGCTCGACGATCTGGAGGATCGCCGGCGCTATCTCAACGCTTCTTCGACCCTCGCGCGCCTGCTCGAAAGCGGGGCGGTGCCGGTGGTGAACGAGAACGACAGCGTCGCGACGCAGGAAATCCGCTTCGGCGACAACGACCGGCTCGCTGCGCGGGTGGCGCAGGCGGTGCGGGCCGACGCGGTCCTGCTGCTGTCCGATGTCGATGGTCTGTTCGATCGCAACCCGCGCGAAGCGGGCGCCCGGCTGGTGCCCGTGGTCGACGGGATCGACGATGCGGTTCGCGCGATGGCCGACGGCGGCTCGGCTTCGGGCCTGGGATCGGGCGGGATGACGTCCAAGCTGCAGGCGGCCGAGATCGCCGAACGCGCGGGGATCGCGCTGGCGATCCTCAATGGCGCGCACCCCGCACCCATCGCCCGGGCGCTGGAAAGCGGCGTGGGGACGGTGTTCCTGCCCCGCCGCCGCGACGGCGCGCGCAAGGCCTGGCTGGGCGGCCGCCTGCGCGAACGGGGGGTGCTGACGGTCGACGCGGGCTGCGCCGCCGCGCTGGCGCAGGGCGGCAGCCTGCTGGCCGCCGGGATCACCGCTGTCGAAGGCGCTTTCGAGCGCGGCGACCTGGTCGCGATCCGCGACCCGGCCGGCACGGCGATCGCGCGCGGCCTCGCCGAATACGGCGCGGCGGAATGCGATGCGCTGAAAGGGCTGCGCAGCGCCGAGCACGCCGCGGTGCTGGGCTATTCCCCGCGCGCGGCGGTCGTCCACCGCGATCATATGGTGATGCTGTGA
- a CDS encoding cell division protein FtsQ/DivIB — MPTVNRKAKGVRRSTAAKGRARTARRARARTGSLFDSAMAALPFTDEQLHRIFLVAILGAAAALAWFVASLAGVPALAQQQIASFAADAGFEVRKVRVTGVERMNELKVYERALARRDRPMPLVDLEALRAELLELSWVEDARVSRQLPDSLVIDIVERTPHAVLRKPDRLVLIDSTGAELEPISPANAKGMLIVSGPGASKQVGPLSDLLAAAPAIEPQVAEAEWIGNRRWNLTFDTGQVLALPQGEDESAGALIAFARLDGVNRLLGGKVATFDMRAPDRIYMRVPGRAAQAMATQEGE, encoded by the coding sequence GTGCCCACGGTTAATCGCAAGGCGAAAGGCGTGCGCCGCTCGACGGCGGCGAAAGGCCGCGCCCGGACGGCGCGCCGCGCGCGCGCCAGGACCGGTTCGCTGTTCGATTCGGCGATGGCGGCGCTGCCTTTCACCGACGAGCAGCTGCACCGCATATTCCTGGTCGCCATTCTGGGCGCCGCGGCCGCGCTCGCCTGGTTCGTCGCCAGCCTGGCCGGAGTGCCCGCGCTGGCGCAGCAGCAGATCGCATCGTTCGCCGCCGATGCCGGGTTCGAGGTCCGCAAGGTCCGCGTTACCGGCGTCGAGCGGATGAACGAACTCAAGGTCTACGAGCGGGCCCTGGCGCGCCGCGACCGCCCGATGCCGCTGGTGGACCTCGAGGCGCTGCGGGCCGAACTGCTCGAACTCTCGTGGGTCGAGGATGCGCGGGTTTCGCGCCAGCTGCCCGACAGTCTCGTCATCGACATCGTCGAGCGCACGCCGCATGCCGTGCTGCGCAAGCCGGACCGTCTGGTCCTGATCGACAGCACCGGTGCGGAGCTGGAGCCGATTTCGCCGGCCAATGCCAAAGGGATGCTGATCGTGTCGGGGCCGGGGGCGAGCAAGCAGGTCGGCCCGCTGTCGGACCTGCTGGCCGCGGCACCGGCGATCGAACCGCAGGTGGCCGAAGCCGAATGGATCGGCAACCGGCGCTGGAACCTCACTTTCGACACCGGTCAGGTGCTCGCTCTGCCGCAGGGGGAGGACGAATCCGCCGGGGCGCTGATCGCCTTCGCGCGGCTCGACGGGGTCAATCGCCTGCTCGGCGGTAAAGTCGCGACGTTCGACATGCGCGCGCCCGATCGCATCTACATGCGCGTGCCGGGCCGCGCGGCGCAGGCCATGGCGACGCAGGAGGGCGAGTAA
- a CDS encoding D-alanine--D-alanine ligase: protein MSGLRRLHVAVLMGGWANERPVSLMSGEGVAEALETRGHRVTRIDMDRQVAARIAKAAPDVVFNALHGVPGEDGTVQGMLDLMGVPYTHSGLATSVIAIDKELTKQALVPHGIPMPGGRIVDSESLFEKDPLPRPYVLKPVNEGSSVGVAIVTEDGNHGNPIARDAEGPWQEFGRLLAEPYIRGRELTVAVIDGAEGPRALTVTELVPKSGFYDFDAKYTEGMTEHVCPAQVPDEIARLCMDIAVRAHRLLGCKGCSRTDFRWDDEQGEDGLFVLETNTQPGMTPLSLVPEQARQCGMSYEDLVEALVAEALARQEEGGSGAHG from the coding sequence GTGAGCGGGCTTCGCAGGCTCCACGTCGCCGTGCTCATGGGCGGCTGGGCGAACGAGCGGCCGGTGTCGCTGATGTCGGGCGAAGGCGTCGCCGAGGCGCTGGAGACGCGCGGGCACCGCGTGACGCGGATCGACATGGACCGCCAGGTCGCGGCGCGCATCGCAAAGGCCGCGCCCGATGTCGTGTTCAACGCGCTCCACGGCGTGCCGGGGGAGGACGGGACGGTCCAGGGTATGCTCGACCTGATGGGCGTCCCCTATACCCATTCGGGCCTCGCCACCTCGGTCATCGCGATCGACAAGGAACTGACCAAGCAGGCGCTCGTGCCCCATGGCATCCCTATGCCCGGCGGACGCATCGTGGACAGCGAGAGCCTGTTCGAAAAGGACCCGCTGCCGCGCCCCTATGTGCTCAAGCCGGTGAACGAGGGCAGCTCGGTCGGCGTCGCCATCGTCACCGAGGACGGCAACCACGGCAACCCGATCGCGCGCGATGCCGAGGGGCCGTGGCAGGAATTCGGCCGCCTGCTGGCCGAACCCTATATCCGCGGGCGCGAGCTGACCGTGGCGGTCATCGACGGGGCGGAGGGGCCGCGTGCGCTGACGGTGACCGAGCTGGTGCCGAAATCGGGTTTCTACGATTTCGATGCCAAGTATACCGAAGGCATGACCGAGCACGTCTGCCCGGCCCAGGTGCCGGACGAGATCGCGCGCCTGTGCATGGACATCGCGGTCCGCGCCCATCGCCTGCTCGGCTGCAAGGGATGTAGCCGAACCGATTTTCGGTGGGATGACGAGCAGGGGGAAGACGGGCTGTTCGTGCTGGAAACCAACACCCAGCCCGGCATGACGCCGCTCAGCCTCGTGCCCGAGCAGGCGCGCCAGTGCGGAATGAGTTACGAAGACCTCGTCGAAGCCCTCGTGGCGGAGGCCCTGGCACGGCAGGAGGAAGGAGGGAGCGGTGCCCACGGTTAA
- a CDS encoding Bax inhibitor-1/YccA family protein → MADWNEPRRSQTGFGASPAYRGQVATGETFDAGLRQHMLSIYNYMTSGVLLTGIVALLTFMSGLAYDLFSGPMRWIVALSPLAIVFAMSFGANRFGKTTLQALFWAFAVLMGLSLSSVFVVYTGPSIAVTFFATAAAFAGLSLWGYTTKKDLSGWGSFLIMGVVGLIIASLLNWWLQSPALHYAVGALGVLIFAGLTAYDTQRLKTQYFQVRGTEWANKAIVLGALSLYLDFINMFLFLLQFLGNRE, encoded by the coding sequence ATGGCTGATTGGAACGAACCCCGCCGATCTCAGACGGGATTCGGCGCCTCCCCCGCCTACCGCGGCCAGGTCGCCACCGGCGAGACCTTCGACGCGGGGCTGCGGCAGCATATGCTGTCGATTTACAACTACATGACCTCGGGCGTCCTGCTGACCGGGATCGTCGCGCTGCTCACGTTCATGAGCGGGCTGGCCTACGATCTCTTTTCCGGCCCGATGCGCTGGATCGTCGCCCTTTCGCCGTTGGCAATCGTGTTTGCGATGAGCTTCGGGGCGAATCGCTTCGGGAAAACCACGCTGCAGGCGCTGTTCTGGGCCTTCGCGGTGCTGATGGGCCTGTCGCTCTCGTCGGTCTTCGTCGTCTATACCGGCCCCTCGATCGCGGTCACGTTCTTCGCCACGGCCGCGGCCTTCGCCGGGCTGAGCCTGTGGGGCTATACCACGAAGAAGGATCTCAGCGGCTGGGGCAGCTTCCTCATCATGGGCGTCGTCGGCCTTATCATCGCCAGCCTGCTCAATTGGTGGCTGCAATCGCCGGCGCTGCACTACGCGGTCGGCGCTCTCGGCGTGCTGATTTTCGCCGGCCTCACCGCTTATGACACGCAGCGCCTGAAGACGCAGTATTTCCAGGTCCGCGGCACCGAGTGGGCGAACAAGGCGATCGTGCTCGGCGCGCTGAGCCTGTACCTCGATTTCATCAACATGTTCCTGTTCCTGCTGCAGTTTCTCGGCAACCGCGAGTAA